Part of the Toxotes jaculatrix isolate fToxJac2 chromosome 8, fToxJac2.pri, whole genome shotgun sequence genome is shown below.
tttttctttgtgtgtttgtacaatGAGAAGTGTCTCCACCTACCTGCTGCTCATCCAGTGGTATGATCACTGTGCTGTTGTTAAACTTGGCCTTGCCTATCACCGTCTTGGAGAACTGCACCTGCGCTGTGATGTTGGTCACAGATATGGCGTAGTAGTTATTATTGGTGATGTTCAGAGTGTtctgggaggaagaggacaaaAGGTGTGAGATTCTGACGACAGAGTGCTCGTGGTGCTAACTCATTTACGAAGGCGTATTGTTTTAAACCTACAAtcgcagatttttttttcgcagaaacaagctgtgaattgtgaacttgttagcaaacacatttatacacaatCAGCAGACATGGAACAGTGTTAGCGTTAATTTGCAGTCACGTTTCTGGCCACTTAGTGAATCAgtgtccaatattcactctcttttagctctgttttggtctctactATCCCCTGAgagaaacatctggctctttagctgttaaatgcttCACAGTATTTGCATTCAGATTCTCCTGCAGTGTATTATTACAGTTTCATTTTGAGTGAGGGGAGTGCAGCCACACAGTCTTACTGTAATGTTGAGATAAACGATTCTCTTGTCCTTGTCATAGGAGACGTAGGCAGACTTCACTCCCACATAGGAGACATCAATGGAGCGAGGGAATAGGAAGAAAACAGCCAGGCCAGACAGCAGCAGGCACAGAGCCACCGATATCGTGACATACAGTTTTCTGCacgagggaggaaaaagagaagtgaGGCCCGGAAACAAGCTGGTGACTTCACAGTCTATCACgctactgtgtgtgttcatttagtTTCATCATACAAAGAAGTAACACGgttaaactgtaaaatgagCACGAGATCAGACTTACGTCCTGCTTGGCCTGAGCCTTTGGTCGCTGTATGGAATCAGAGCCACAAGCTGATTCTCTTGACCTgttgaattattattttaaaaaaaagaaaaaaggaaaggattGATTAAGAAGCAGATTTAAAGTTTGGTCTTTTGTAGAACTCGGTCCTGAGAAGAATTTCGCCTTTCAAGTTATAGATAATTTTATCAATGATTGGTTTTAACCCAAACAGTACAAACAGCGGTGAAAAGCAGTATATTTAATGCATTGATGTGTAAGCTCCTTGGCTCTAATAAGATGATTTGTCATACTGGTACAACTGCAGGAAGAAAATATATGCTGGTGTCAAGATAACTGAAAATGGAAACTGATATtaaattgtgttatttttaagtttgtttGTATGGCCTACTGCAAATACAGTTTTTctcttgatttcttttcttcttcttattacgCTTGTTGTATCTGATTTCTAAAAATCTTTTGCAGACATTAGTCTGCCTGACTATCTGCTTGTCTGGAAGTTGTATTCTGtatattttgacttttgccGTGTTACACTTGGAAATGTAGGCACGAGCATTCTGGATCTGATTTATATAAACTTTAGGTTTTTTGTGAGTAAAACTATAGAACCCTTTACTCATCTTCACTGcaatatgcatttttttaatgttaaaacatAGCCAACTTGACGTGCGACTGAAACATTTTGTTATCTTGTGCCCTTTTTATGGCACTAAAATCCCGGTCGAGGCCACAAATTAAACCTTAACGTTCCTGAAACACAAACTACTGTATGTTCGAACACTTTTGGTTATTTCACAAGACATTTCTAtatttagtgtttttttgtACTTGCTTTTCTCACTAGTTTAAAGTGAGCGAGGCTGATGTGACATATTCTTGACATTTTGGTGACAGCTGTGcggttatttttttatattgctgtcactgtcagtcaCGTGTGATAAAACCACATCCACACAGACCCCAAGATGTTTTAGACTGTTAAAGTCCTAATAAATAATATCTAAGGATGTTTTTTCTGAATTTAAACTTAATTTAGTTTAGAATATTTAACATCATAGAGAAACTTTAAGGGCTTTAAAGACACTGCTCTTCACATAGACTTAGAATTTATACTGATTATGGTCACTGAGTGATAGTTACTAATATCGAGAAAGTTTTACCTCGTGGGATTCTGCCGGTGCCCTGACATGTGGGGCACGTTACGCTGTCTCGCCCAGTAAACTCCACATAGGGGAACTGAGACACATCTCCATTTTTTCCATCCtcttctgtctgactgtctctgtaCTCGCCAGCAGTCGTCAGCGCGTCCTGACTCTCGTCTTTGTGCTTGGCCAAGTGTGACTGGGACTTGCCCATAGCTGCAGCTGTCTGTACACAACACAAAAGATGGCATGAATAGAGGGGAAGGGAGAGGCTGCCGTATAGATGCAGCAGGATGTGCTGACTAACTACATGCCACGCAGCCATTTGAATGTGAAATTGGACCTGGATCCATTCCAGGAAACGTTTTCCCAGAGAGGAACCTTCAACAGGTGCACTGTCCATGATAAATATAATCTCTTGTAATACCACAGAAATAATTCTGTTAGGACTCAGACATGTGCTGCTGAGAAGATGTGAGACTGTAACTTTTACTTAATTTCTAATTTCTCTAATATTCAAAATTCTATTCAAAGGTATTTTAAGCTTAGGGTTTTATCCTCATACTAGTGTAGTGTCCTTCAAAAGCGATCATGGCATTAATTCTTTTAGGATTATACTGTGACGCTTTAAATTATTTTGCTACCATTGCATTCTCTGGGGTTGTTCCCTAGCCAGTTAGGTAACTTCTTGGTCATAAAGACCTCAACTTATTAAAAGATTGATTGTCCTTTAATGGACATTGAGCTGTTGGTCATTAGTGCCAAGCAACCACAACATTTTCGG
Proteins encoded:
- the tmem106ba gene encoding transmembrane protein 106Ba — its product is MGKSQSHLAKHKDESQDALTTAGEYRDSQTEEDGKNGDVSQFPYVEFTGRDSVTCPTCQGTGRIPRGQENQLVALIPYSDQRLRPSRTKLYVTISVALCLLLSGLAVFFLFPRSIDVSYVGVKSAYVSYDKDKRIVYLNITNTLNITNNNYYAISVTNITAQVQFSKTVIGKAKFNNSTVIIPLDEQQIDYTVPTTIADEMSYMFDYCTLPTIKVHNIVVMMQVTVTTSYFGHAEQVSQEMYQYVDCGGNTTSLHGHVQVYQ